In Candidatus Limnocylindrales bacterium, a single window of DNA contains:
- the uvsE gene encoding UV DNA damage repair endonuclease UvsE, translating into MTQVPPRLGFAVKVMGKPGLKSNDARRWQKNPHLKVSLEYVDAIFDYLAEHEIKMYRLSSDLAPYATHPDMPQFHKMVAESDAELQALGAKARQLDIRLSFHPSQYVLLNSPDETLTRKSIWDFSSQAEMLDRMELGPEAVMVTHVGGVYGDHQASRARWVENWKRLPKHVQNRLVLEHDDIRFSAADVLWIYEHTGVRLVFDYQHFWCLNPERLGMVDTLRRIVETWPEPQRPKIHYSSPRTELRDVQRRDPRTKRKKTVQLPPILTNHADFTNPFEFARFMRDAEGLSFDVMLESKAKDMSLLKLRVDLLRYAPDVAAHFGIFPDDLEALEAEEAALETSEAAETANDAN; encoded by the coding sequence ATGACGCAAGTGCCACCACGGCTGGGTTTTGCCGTGAAGGTGATGGGGAAGCCCGGCTTGAAGTCGAACGACGCACGGCGCTGGCAAAAGAATCCGCATCTCAAGGTCTCGCTGGAATACGTCGACGCGATCTTCGACTATCTCGCCGAGCACGAGATCAAGATGTACCGGCTGTCGTCGGATCTGGCGCCGTATGCCACCCATCCCGACATGCCGCAGTTTCACAAGATGGTGGCGGAGAGCGACGCCGAGTTGCAGGCGCTCGGTGCCAAGGCGCGGCAGCTGGACATCCGCCTCTCATTCCATCCCTCGCAATACGTGCTGCTCAACAGTCCGGACGAGACGCTGACCAGGAAGAGCATCTGGGACTTCTCGTCTCAGGCGGAAATGCTCGATCGCATGGAGCTGGGACCTGAAGCGGTCATGGTGACGCACGTCGGCGGTGTCTACGGCGACCACCAGGCGAGCCGTGCGCGCTGGGTCGAGAACTGGAAGCGTCTTCCAAAGCACGTGCAGAACCGACTGGTGCTCGAACACGACGACATCCGGTTCAGTGCGGCCGATGTCCTTTGGATCTACGAGCACACGGGCGTGCGGCTCGTCTTCGATTACCAGCACTTCTGGTGCTTGAATCCAGAGCGCCTCGGCATGGTGGACACGCTTCGACGAATCGTGGAGACGTGGCCCGAGCCGCAGCGGCCCAAGATCCACTACTCGTCACCCCGGACCGAACTGCGCGATGTGCAGCGGCGGGACCCGAGAACCAAGCGCAAGAAAACGGTGCAGCTGCCGCCGATCCTCACGAATCATGCGGACTTCACCAATCCGTTCGAATTCGCACGCTTCATGCGAGACGCGGAAGGCCTTAGTTTCGACGTCATGCTCGAGAGCAAGGCCAAGGACATGAGCCTGCTCAAGCTTCGCGTCGATCTCCTGCGTTATGCGCCGGACGTGGCTGCGCACTTCGGCATCTTCCCCGACGATCTCGAAGCACTGGAAGCCGAGGAGGCAGCACTGGAAACCTCCGAAGCGGCAGAAACCGCGAACGACGCGAATTAG
- a CDS encoding DHH family phosphoesterase — MDPDFPPPTLLAADVRKRFSDALRNFDAQKPVLVMGHHDADGLSATALLVRALRSSGREVITRIVGRGENPWSKSMAAELEPLALAGLMVADLGVRPGTIKSDAPTIIIDHHVPSTALADGAVISGYGHSPVPTSSLLAFWCASEIADADRWLWIAAIGLIGDMAEGADFPELSLARKRYGITALREATTLINAPRRSASGDASPALHLLLHAESPKDLLSGRYPETAKLQAAREEVKAAMAGARRIAPKVRNGVALILFDSPCQIHPLIAQQWRGRLKNEIVLAANTGYRPGWIHFAARSARDVDLIEFLAEHKPAGADENYGSGHVAATGGALRPDDWNAFIVGLGFGPESQVQP; from the coding sequence ATGGATCCCGACTTTCCTCCTCCCACCCTGCTCGCGGCTGACGTCCGGAAGCGCTTCTCCGACGCACTCAGAAATTTCGATGCACAGAAACCGGTGCTCGTCATGGGTCATCACGATGCGGATGGTCTCAGCGCAACGGCTCTGCTCGTCCGTGCCCTGCGCAGCAGCGGACGCGAAGTCATCACGCGCATTGTTGGTCGCGGCGAGAACCCTTGGTCGAAGAGCATGGCAGCAGAGCTCGAGCCGCTGGCGCTGGCGGGGCTGATGGTCGCCGATCTTGGTGTGCGTCCCGGGACAATCAAGTCCGACGCACCGACCATCATCATAGACCATCATGTGCCGTCGACAGCGTTGGCAGATGGCGCGGTGATCAGCGGATACGGTCATTCGCCCGTTCCGACGTCGAGCCTGCTCGCGTTCTGGTGTGCAAGCGAAATAGCGGACGCCGACCGATGGTTGTGGATCGCCGCCATCGGGCTCATCGGCGACATGGCAGAAGGTGCGGATTTCCCCGAGCTCTCGCTGGCACGAAAGCGCTACGGCATCACTGCGCTTCGCGAAGCGACGACGTTGATCAACGCACCACGGCGATCGGCGTCCGGCGATGCGAGTCCCGCGTTGCATCTGCTGCTGCACGCGGAGAGCCCCAAAGATCTGCTGTCCGGCCGCTACCCTGAGACCGCGAAGCTCCAGGCCGCTCGCGAGGAAGTCAAGGCAGCTATGGCGGGCGCACGCCGCATTGCTCCCAAGGTGCGCAATGGTGTCGCGCTGATCCTGTTCGATTCACCGTGTCAGATTCATCCGCTGATCGCACAGCAATGGCGTGGACGGTTGAAGAACGAAATCGTGCTCGCCGCCAACACAGGGTATCGACCCGGCTGGATCCACTTCGCTGCGAGAAGCGCACGTGACGTCGACCTGATCGAGTTCCTCGCCGAGCACAAACCGGCGGGTGCGGACGAGAACTACGGAAGTGGACACGTTGCGGCCACTGGAGGTGCTCTCCGACCCGATGACTGGAACGCATTCATTGTCGGACTCGGCTTCGGACCGGAAAGCCAGGTGCAGCCATGA